A window from Kovacikia minuta CCNUW1 encodes these proteins:
- a CDS encoding ABC transporter ATP-binding protein, with the protein MSQSTIQNQHSISTERAFDVELRKVFKVFNGEAAVRGVDLSILQGEFFSILGPSGCGKTTTLRLIAGFDPPSAGEIMIRGQLMTQVPPYRRPVNTVFQSYALFNHLTVSENIAFGLRLKKRGRAEIEDRVKEALKLVKMEAFANRFPAQLSGGQQQRVALARALVNRPAVLLLDEPLGALDLKLRKEMQVELSNLHRELGLTFVMVTHDQEEALSLSDRIAVMNQGKVEQIDTPNRIYEQPLTSFVADFIGDTNLFSGKVEGTHPEMLWVTTERGLKMKVKPPESGNTLSGLIVVCVRPEKIQVSLSQPADYVNWFAGRLLNIMYLGTHVHCLVELDSGDRLTVMQPNATDQLPDAHTPIYVSWAFNDCLAIPV; encoded by the coding sequence ATGTCTCAGTCCACGATTCAAAATCAGCACTCAATATCAACCGAACGGGCGTTTGATGTTGAACTCCGCAAGGTGTTCAAGGTTTTTAATGGGGAAGCGGCTGTCCGAGGGGTTGACCTCAGTATTTTGCAAGGAGAGTTTTTTAGTATTTTGGGCCCCTCTGGATGTGGCAAGACGACAACATTGCGGCTAATTGCCGGATTTGATCCTCCCTCCGCTGGGGAAATCATGATTCGGGGACAGTTGATGACCCAGGTTCCTCCCTACCGCCGTCCAGTTAATACCGTATTTCAGAGCTACGCCCTGTTCAATCATCTAACGGTGAGTGAAAATATTGCCTTTGGGTTGCGCCTCAAGAAACGAGGTCGGGCAGAAATAGAAGATCGCGTCAAAGAAGCGCTGAAGCTGGTCAAAATGGAAGCTTTTGCCAATCGGTTTCCGGCCCAACTCTCTGGTGGGCAACAACAGCGGGTTGCTCTGGCGCGGGCGTTGGTGAATCGTCCAGCCGTCTTGCTGTTGGATGAACCGCTGGGCGCGTTGGATTTGAAGCTCCGAAAGGAAATGCAGGTGGAACTGTCGAACTTGCACCGGGAGTTGGGTCTAACCTTTGTCATGGTGACCCATGACCAGGAAGAAGCTCTCAGCCTCTCCGATCGCATCGCCGTGATGAACCAGGGCAAAGTTGAACAAATCGACACCCCCAATCGAATCTACGAGCAACCCCTCACCTCTTTTGTGGCAGATTTCATTGGAGACACCAACCTATTCTCCGGCAAAGTGGAGGGGACGCACCCGGAAATGCTGTGGGTCACCACCGAAAGGGGACTCAAGATGAAGGTGAAACCCCCTGAATCTGGCAACACCCTTTCCGGGTTAATTGTGGTTTGTGTACGTCCAGAAAAAATTCAGGTTAGCCTCTCTCAGCCAGCAGACTATGTCAACTGGTTTGCAGGGCGTTTGTTGAACATCATGTACCTGGGGACCCATGTCCATTGCCTGGTAGAGCTAGACTCCGGCGATCGGCTGACCGTCATGCAACCGAATGCGACCGATCAGCTCCCTGATGCGCACACTCCAATCTATGTCTCCTGGGCATTCAATGATTGTCTGGCAATTCCTGTTTAG
- a CDS encoding ABC transporter substrate-binding protein: MSAPLPPSSPLSRRRFLQASAAALSGLSLSGCGWTLAEVHPVQKKPVTGDQLHIYTWSNYVDDALLEGFTAQTGIKVIADIFDSNETMLATFQAGKGRIYSVIYPSDYSVTKMVQMKLLQSLDHSRLMGLENILPKFQKSVHDSGNLYSIPVSWGTTGFIYNSEKLSPSPQDWSYLWNNQSQLSRRFTLLNDVREVMGGVLKSLGHSYNSTDPQEIRQAYEKLTLLKPAIATFTTDAWRDQLVAGDLLLSMGYSVDAMLVAQQDAKFKYVIPESGTSLWSDTMVIPKTAPNPDAAYAWINYMLQPAVAAQVTQRLLFATPNKAAYDQLPAPLRDNPTLFPPESLLEKSEGIAPVNQTITELYDKFWTQLTSS, translated from the coding sequence GTGTCTGCCCCTCTTCCCCCTTCTTCCCCCCTATCCCGACGCAGGTTTTTGCAGGCTTCAGCAGCGGCACTGTCAGGGTTGTCCCTTTCAGGCTGCGGTTGGACTCTGGCAGAGGTGCATCCCGTTCAAAAAAAACCCGTTACCGGAGATCAGCTACACATCTATACCTGGTCAAACTATGTGGATGATGCTTTGTTGGAGGGATTCACAGCCCAAACCGGGATTAAGGTAATTGCGGATATTTTTGACTCTAATGAAACGATGTTAGCGACGTTTCAGGCGGGCAAGGGGAGGATTTATAGTGTGATCTATCCTTCCGACTATAGTGTGACCAAGATGGTTCAAATGAAGCTGTTGCAGTCACTTGACCATTCCCGCCTGATGGGGTTGGAGAACATCCTGCCAAAATTTCAAAAATCTGTGCATGATTCTGGCAATCTCTACAGTATCCCGGTTAGTTGGGGCACCACCGGCTTTATCTATAACAGTGAGAAGTTAAGCCCCTCACCGCAAGATTGGAGTTATCTGTGGAACAATCAGAGCCAGCTTTCTCGCCGATTTACCTTACTCAATGATGTGAGGGAGGTGATGGGAGGGGTATTAAAATCTTTGGGGCATTCCTACAACTCCACCGACCCCCAGGAAATTCGCCAGGCATACGAAAAATTGACCCTTTTGAAACCTGCGATCGCCACCTTCACAACTGACGCATGGCGTGATCAGCTTGTCGCTGGGGATTTATTGCTATCAATGGGCTACTCCGTTGATGCCATGCTGGTTGCCCAGCAGGATGCCAAATTCAAGTATGTAATTCCAGAGAGTGGCACCTCTCTCTGGAGCGATACGATGGTGATTCCTAAAACTGCTCCTAATCCGGATGCCGCCTATGCCTGGATCAACTACATGCTGCAACCAGCCGTAGCGGCTCAGGTGACCCAGAGGTTGCTTTTTGCCACCCCAAATAAGGCTGCCTACGACCAGCTTCCCGCTCCTCTGCGGGATAACCCCACCCTTTTCCCACCGGAATCCCTCCTGGAAAAATCAGAAGGAATCGCGCCGGTCAACCAGACCATTACCGAGCTTTACGATAAGTTCTGGACCCAGCTGACAAGCAGCTAA
- a CDS encoding response regulator transcription factor, whose product MSTVLIVDDSPTVRELLSEQLKRSGFSVVEAVDGEEAIEKIKANVPDLVVTDIVMPRKNGYELCRWIKNDAQAKHVPVVMCTSKSEEFDVYWGMKQGADAYITKPYHPPDLLDAVKRLLRDAKKG is encoded by the coding sequence ATGAGTACAGTTCTAATTGTTGACGATAGCCCAACTGTACGAGAACTCCTCTCGGAACAGTTAAAACGAAGTGGCTTTAGTGTGGTCGAGGCAGTCGATGGCGAAGAAGCGATCGAAAAGATTAAGGCAAACGTCCCAGATTTGGTTGTAACCGATATCGTCATGCCCCGAAAAAATGGGTATGAACTCTGCCGCTGGATTAAAAATGACGCCCAGGCAAAACACGTTCCTGTCGTCATGTGTACCAGCAAGAGCGAAGAATTTGATGTCTATTGGGGCATGAAGCAGGGAGCAGACGCCTACATCACAAAACCGTACCATCCCCCAGATTTGCTGGATGCAGTAAAGCGCCTGTTAAGGGACGCGAAGAAAGGATGA
- a CDS encoding aldo/keto reductase, with translation MVVDTIALGPNGPKVSPLGIGTWAWGDKLFWSYGKDYGAAQVREAFRASVDAGINFFDTAEIYGPGESERLLGQFMKEIDRPVQIATKYFPYPWRFSAQAVSDALTDSLNRLQVNKVALYQVHWPLDFLIGRQTLMNALADEVEKGRIETVGVSNYSAEQMRQAHKFLAARGIPLAVNQVRYSLLTRQIETKGILDAARELGVTLLAYSPLAQGLLTGKYTADSTPSLQGARRIDPRFSARGLQKIAPVINALRQIGDKYQRTPAQVALNWLIAQGSVIPIPGAKTADQAKQNAGALGWNLTQAEVEHLEQVSRNWK, from the coding sequence ATGGTTGTGGACACGATCGCACTTGGACCCAATGGCCCCAAAGTTTCTCCCCTGGGCATTGGCACCTGGGCTTGGGGAGACAAATTGTTCTGGAGCTACGGCAAAGATTACGGGGCTGCTCAGGTTAGGGAAGCTTTCCGGGCATCTGTAGATGCTGGCATCAACTTCTTCGACACAGCTGAAATTTATGGTCCCGGAGAATCCGAAAGGCTACTGGGACAGTTTATGAAAGAAATCGATCGTCCCGTCCAAATTGCCACCAAGTATTTTCCCTACCCCTGGCGATTTTCAGCCCAGGCCGTTTCAGATGCACTAACCGATAGCCTCAACCGTTTGCAGGTCAACAAAGTTGCCCTTTACCAGGTTCACTGGCCCTTAGACTTTTTGATCGGGCGACAAACCTTAATGAATGCCCTGGCAGACGAGGTAGAAAAAGGCAGAATTGAGACGGTAGGGGTCAGTAACTATTCCGCAGAGCAAATGCGGCAGGCACATAAATTTCTGGCAGCCAGAGGAATCCCTCTTGCTGTGAACCAGGTTCGCTATTCCTTATTAACGCGTCAAATTGAAACCAAGGGAATTCTGGATGCTGCCCGTGAATTGGGCGTGACGCTGCTGGCCTACAGTCCGCTGGCACAGGGGTTGCTGACTGGCAAGTATACTGCGGATTCCACCCCTTCGCTTCAGGGGGCACGGCGGATTGATCCCCGCTTTAGTGCTCGTGGTTTACAAAAAATTGCACCTGTAATTAATGCCCTGCGTCAGATTGGGGACAAATACCAACGCACCCCTGCCCAGGTAGCCCTTAATTGGCTCATTGCCCAGGGTAGTGTGATTCCCATTCCTGGGGCAAAAACAGCAGACCAGGCAAAACAAAATGCGGGCGCGCTGGGTTGGAATTTGACCCAGGCAGAAGTGGAACATCTGGAACAAGTCAGCCGTAACTGGAAATAG
- the mrdA gene encoding penicillin-binding protein 2, producing MTPIQPSSISHQATPRTVGRRYQSLVVMLTISLLLLGGIVARLIHLQLIEGERNRQLADNNRIRLIPKQPERGKILDRKGKLLAVSRLSHSVFLWPLARKKTEWTTTSKRLSQILNIPETDIQKRLEQAGYNSPFLIRIARSISPVQVTALAEYSNELEGVQVEPEAVRYYPNGDLAAHILGYTGEMSDRDLDQHKGEGYRLGDVIGQMGIESAYEKLLRGEWGGQQVEVDGAGQVVKVLGRKPTRAGQDVTLTLDLDLQKAAEAALGDRKGAIVAIDPNNGAVLAMVSRPAFDPNLFSARISDAQWKQLQSEDHPFVNRALQGFPPASTFKIVTTTAGLESGKFSPDTVLQTYPSITVGGIEFGDWNRAGFGPLDFVGAMAWSSDTFFYQIGMGVGDKTLIQWTRRYGFGHKTGIELSGEEFAGLVPDDAWKQKQLGEGWFLGDTVNMSIGQGFLQTSPLQVAVMFAVPANGGYRVKPHLLKDNESSQKWRESLNLKPETVRISQQGLRAVVSGGTGTAVNSPNLPLVAGKSGTAEDFGRKTHTWFGAYAPADKPQIVVVAFGENSGGGGGSVAAPMVRQVLEAYFNPKKKSTQPAGVEHVLTD from the coding sequence ATGACGCCGATTCAGCCTTCTTCTATCTCTCATCAAGCCACGCCACGAACTGTTGGGCGACGGTATCAGTCGCTTGTTGTGATGTTGACGATTTCTCTCCTGTTACTAGGAGGGATTGTTGCCCGGTTGATCCACTTGCAACTGATAGAGGGTGAAAGAAATCGCCAATTAGCAGATAATAATCGCATTCGGCTGATTCCAAAGCAACCAGAAAGAGGCAAGATTCTCGATCGCAAGGGAAAACTCCTGGCGGTGAGTCGTCTTTCCCATTCGGTCTTTCTCTGGCCCCTGGCACGGAAGAAAACGGAGTGGACAACCACGTCAAAACGTCTCTCCCAAATCCTGAATATTCCAGAAACCGATATTCAGAAGCGGTTGGAACAGGCAGGCTATAATTCCCCTTTCCTGATTCGGATTGCCCGTAGCATCAGTCCGGTTCAGGTCACTGCATTGGCTGAATACAGCAACGAACTGGAAGGGGTTCAGGTTGAACCGGAGGCAGTGCGGTATTACCCCAATGGTGACCTGGCAGCCCATATTTTGGGCTATACGGGGGAGATGAGCGATCGGGATCTGGATCAGCACAAAGGCGAAGGATACCGTCTGGGGGATGTCATTGGTCAGATGGGAATTGAGTCTGCCTATGAAAAGTTGCTGCGGGGCGAATGGGGCGGGCAGCAGGTTGAAGTCGATGGGGCAGGGCAGGTTGTCAAAGTTCTGGGACGGAAACCGACCCGGGCTGGACAGGATGTAACTTTAACGCTGGATTTAGATTTGCAAAAGGCAGCAGAAGCAGCCCTGGGCGATCGCAAGGGGGCGATTGTGGCGATCGATCCTAACAATGGCGCAGTTCTGGCAATGGTCAGTCGCCCCGCTTTTGACCCCAATCTGTTTTCTGCTCGCATTAGCGATGCCCAGTGGAAACAATTGCAGAGCGAAGATCATCCCTTTGTGAATCGGGCGCTTCAGGGGTTTCCCCCGGCCAGTACCTTTAAGATTGTGACCACGACCGCAGGATTGGAATCTGGCAAATTTAGCCCTGATACGGTTTTACAGACCTACCCTTCAATTACGGTGGGTGGAATTGAGTTTGGCGACTGGAACCGGGCAGGATTCGGCCCCTTAGACTTTGTCGGTGCGATGGCATGGAGTAGTGATACGTTCTTCTACCAGATCGGGATGGGAGTTGGTGATAAAACGCTGATTCAATGGACTCGTCGCTATGGATTTGGGCATAAAACAGGCATCGAGCTGTCGGGAGAGGAATTTGCTGGCCTTGTGCCTGATGATGCCTGGAAACAAAAACAGCTTGGAGAAGGCTGGTTTCTGGGGGATACGGTCAATATGTCGATCGGACAGGGTTTTTTGCAAACTTCGCCGCTTCAGGTTGCAGTCATGTTTGCGGTGCCTGCCAATGGGGGCTATCGAGTTAAACCACACCTGCTGAAAGATAATGAGAGTTCCCAGAAATGGCGCGAGTCGCTAAATTTGAAACCGGAGACGGTGCGAATTTCACAGCAAGGTTTGCGGGCGGTTGTTTCGGGGGGTACAGGAACCGCAGTCAATAGTCCCAATCTTCCTCTGGTTGCCGGTAAGAGTGGTACAGCAGAAGACTTTGGGCGTAAAACTCACACCTGGTTTGGAGCCTATGCTCCGGCAGATAAGCCTCAGATTGTTGTGGTTGCCTTTGGGGAAAACTCAGGAGGTGGAGGTGGTTCGGTTGCGGCTCCAATGGTGCGTCAGGTTTTGGAAGCCTATTTCAATCCTAAGAAAAAGTCTACGCAACCCGCCGGAGTTGAGCATGTATTAACAGACTAA
- a CDS encoding FAD-binding domain-containing protein produces the protein MNCTIVWFRRDLRIADHAPLYRAALRGSVIPVFVFDRALLHHPETAVSRVAFMLECLRSLDQDLRDRGGRLILRSGDPVDVLPALIQETQAEGIYAHIDFERIYGRVRDARLNQKLAEQNLKIRWFEPSATTPELIPYPQYRDLWYADMGADPVPVPGRVQVPSEVISEPLPTLAELGLNSDNKPIPPGGTQAARQLLQEFLMEKSDRYYWQLSYPSAEATTGLSPHIKFGAISIRECFQTARRLERSPDQRIQRSCKQLISRLRWGNGFAQRFRYLPQLELRSLYSVFDTEGWGFDETLYQAWQQGQTGFPIVDAAARCLQATGGWKELNFRSRALYASFLSNLLGMDWRFGALHFMRHLIDGDCPIDHYQWAMQAGVTHCVDKTWTRIYNPEQSAVDRCDPEGAFIKRWIPELKNLPPECLGSPPPINGYPAPILNYKKARRQRVQQLEQQRQRFLNQENIVPFLSRLPENLLPFGSDLISSEVGWAQTPDLSLFPSPLDLDSLDLEQAKALRTWFVAHVDIPPRKTSRRKPKSVSEDIQLSLL, from the coding sequence ATGAACTGCACGATCGTTTGGTTTCGTCGGGACTTGCGAATCGCGGATCACGCGCCGCTTTATCGGGCTGCGTTGCGGGGATCTGTGATTCCGGTGTTTGTCTTCGACCGAGCGCTGCTGCACCACCCTGAAACAGCGGTGTCGAGGGTGGCGTTTATGCTGGAATGCCTGCGTTCGCTAGACCAAGACTTGCGCGATCGGGGCGGACGGTTGATTCTCCGTTCCGGTGATCCGGTGGATGTGCTGCCTGCCCTGATTCAAGAAACCCAGGCTGAGGGTATCTACGCCCACATCGACTTTGAGCGCATCTATGGGCGTGTGCGGGATGCTCGTTTAAATCAGAAGCTGGCGGAGCAAAACCTTAAAATTCGCTGGTTCGAGCCATCGGCAACAACGCCCGAATTGATTCCCTACCCCCAGTATCGGGATCTCTGGTATGCCGATATGGGCGCAGACCCGGTGCCCGTTCCGGGTCGGGTGCAGGTGCCCTCAGAGGTGATCAGCGAACCGCTACCCACCCTGGCAGAATTGGGATTGAACTCGGATAACAAGCCCATCCCACCGGGGGGAACCCAAGCAGCACGGCAGTTGTTGCAAGAGTTTTTGATGGAAAAAAGCGATCGCTATTACTGGCAACTTTCCTATCCCAGCGCTGAAGCAACCACGGGGTTGAGTCCCCACATTAAATTCGGTGCCATCTCCATTCGGGAATGCTTTCAGACCGCCCGACGATTGGAGCGATCGCCCGACCAGCGAATCCAGCGGAGTTGTAAACAACTGATTAGCCGTCTGCGTTGGGGAAATGGGTTTGCCCAGCGATTCCGCTATTTGCCCCAACTAGAGTTGCGTTCCCTTTACAGTGTGTTCGATACAGAGGGCTGGGGCTTTGATGAAACGCTTTACCAGGCGTGGCAGCAGGGTCAGACCGGGTTTCCCATTGTAGATGCAGCCGCCCGCTGTTTACAGGCAACTGGTGGTTGGAAAGAACTTAACTTTCGCAGTCGTGCCCTTTATGCGAGTTTCTTGAGCAATTTGCTGGGAATGGATTGGCGGTTCGGCGCATTGCACTTTATGCGCCATTTAATTGATGGTGATTGTCCGATCGATCATTACCAGTGGGCGATGCAGGCGGGTGTTACCCACTGTGTCGATAAAACCTGGACTCGCATCTATAACCCGGAACAATCCGCGGTCGATCGCTGTGATCCAGAGGGTGCCTTTATCAAGCGCTGGATACCAGAATTGAAAAACCTCCCACCCGAATGTCTGGGTTCTCCCCCACCGATAAACGGGTATCCTGCCCCCATCCTGAATTACAAGAAAGCAAGACGCCAGCGGGTACAACAGCTAGAGCAGCAACGACAAAGATTTCTGAACCAGGAGAACATTGTGCCGTTTTTGTCCCGCTTACCAGAAAATTTGCTGCCGTTTGGGAGCGATCTCATTTCCAGTGAAGTTGGCTGGGCGCAGACACCTGACCTTAGCCTATTTCCATCCCCACTCGATCTGGATTCCCTCGACCTGGAACAGGCAAAGGCACTCCGCACCTGGTTCGTTGCCCATGTCGATATCCCTCCCCGCAAAACCTCCCGCCGCAAACCCAAATCAGTCTCGGAAGACATTCAACTCAGTCTGCTGTGA
- a CDS encoding Uma2 family endonuclease, whose product MVALQLRQLSVPSGQRLVVRDVNWEKFEAILEELGDHRAARIAYYRGVLEIRMPSREHEVDKGLIGDMVKILLEELEVDCECFGSTKFKNEVMESGIEPDQCFYIKNHELMRGRRRVDLSIDPPPDLAIEVDVTSKTQLDAYAALGVAELWRFENGRLQINVLEAGKYQPSPTSSVFPSLSIVDLISECVERSLTVGRSPTLRAFRSSVRQLI is encoded by the coding sequence ATGGTCGCCCTCCAGTTAAGACAACTTAGTGTTCCATCTGGACAGCGCCTCGTTGTGCGAGATGTCAACTGGGAGAAGTTTGAAGCCATTCTGGAAGAGCTAGGCGACCATCGCGCTGCACGCATTGCTTATTACAGGGGCGTTTTGGAGATCAGAATGCCCTCACGGGAGCACGAAGTCGATAAAGGACTGATCGGCGATATGGTCAAAATTTTGCTGGAAGAACTGGAAGTCGATTGTGAGTGTTTTGGCTCAACTAAGTTCAAGAACGAGGTGATGGAAAGTGGCATTGAGCCAGACCAGTGTTTCTACATCAAAAACCACGAACTGATGCGCGGGCGGCGACGAGTTGATTTAAGTATTGATCCACCTCCTGATTTAGCAATTGAAGTCGATGTTACCTCCAAAACTCAACTCGATGCCTACGCAGCCCTCGGTGTTGCTGAGTTGTGGCGATTTGAGAACGGCAGGTTGCAAATCAATGTACTGGAAGCTGGCAAGTATCAACCGTCCCCAACGAGTTCAGTGTTTCCCAGTCTTTCGATCGTTGATTTAATCTCGGAATGTGTGGAGCGAAGTCTTACGGTTGGTCGCAGTCCGACCTTGAGAGCATTTCGATCGAGCGTTCGACAATTGATCTAA
- a CDS encoding ABC transporter permease: MAQASTTPKSQNPPIELPRWLEPLALLGPAGVWLGLLLVIPTLLIFELSLVPGIRPGEVVNPSSLENYALIFQPIYLQVMIRSLIFAIGTTIICLILGFPVAYWIALIVPKRWRNLVLVGFVLPLWTSSLLRSYAWITILRPTGVLNSLLASFGLPPLDILNRPPAVFIGMSYSLLPYMVLILYASLEKLDQRLLEAAADLGANPQQVFWKVTVPQTLPGIAAGSLLVFITGLGDFVDPELLGGASSMTAARLIYNQFLGATQNWGFGSALSMLMILAVSIAIALLIKYGDRSATGV, translated from the coding sequence ATGGCCCAGGCTTCTACTACTCCTAAATCTCAAAATCCTCCAATTGAACTCCCCCGCTGGCTTGAACCCCTCGCCTTACTAGGACCCGCAGGGGTTTGGTTGGGGCTGTTGCTGGTGATTCCCACGCTGCTGATTTTTGAGTTGAGCCTGGTTCCAGGCATTCGCCCAGGAGAAGTGGTTAATCCTTCTAGTCTGGAGAACTATGCTCTGATTTTTCAGCCGATTTATCTCCAGGTGATGATTCGATCGCTCATCTTTGCGATCGGCACCACAATAATTTGTCTGATTTTAGGTTTTCCAGTTGCCTACTGGATTGCCCTAATTGTTCCTAAACGCTGGCGAAATTTAGTTCTGGTAGGATTTGTGCTTCCCCTGTGGACATCTTCCCTGTTACGCTCCTACGCCTGGATCACCATCCTGCGCCCTACAGGAGTTCTTAACAGCTTATTAGCAAGCTTTGGGTTGCCTCCCCTGGACATCCTGAACCGTCCCCCTGCGGTTTTTATTGGCATGAGCTACAGCCTGCTGCCCTACATGGTGTTAATTCTTTATGCTTCGTTAGAGAAGCTAGACCAACGATTGCTGGAAGCAGCGGCTGATTTAGGAGCCAATCCCCAGCAGGTTTTCTGGAAGGTGACCGTTCCCCAAACCCTACCAGGAATTGCCGCTGGTTCCCTGTTAGTATTTATCACTGGGTTGGGAGACTTTGTTGATCCCGAACTGTTGGGGGGTGCCTCCAGCATGACAGCTGCCCGGCTTATTTATAACCAGTTTCTTGGTGCAACTCAGAATTGGGGCTTTGGTTCCGCCCTCAGCATGTTAATGATTCTGGCAGTTAGCATCGCGATCGCCCTCCTGATCAAATACGGCGACAGAAGCGCCACCGGAGTTTAG
- a CDS encoding DUF4278 domain-containing protein produces the protein MQLRYRGQAYNFQSMPNRSNQIAGTLPRNLQYRGNAYTFHMVEPQGLPAPQAINWRYEVQ, from the coding sequence ATGCAACTTCGATATCGCGGTCAAGCTTACAACTTCCAATCTATGCCCAATCGCTCTAACCAAATTGCGGGCACCCTGCCTCGGAATCTTCAGTATCGTGGCAATGCTTACACCTTTCATATGGTAGAACCTCAGGGTTTACCTGCACCTCAGGCGATTAACTGGCGTTACGAAGTTCAATAG
- a CDS encoding Uma2 family endonuclease, whose protein sequence is MNQTTATPELMTMEEYLAYDDGTDTHYELVDGVLVEMPPESPENCDIARLLLSSWVESNVGWVSGSVTHAGAGFRASTQPTQVLYLISPTYLVELLKIFPFDFLTYKDLEIEVSGRRAKCRLPDLVVHTEESKAALRGSTRNTLTRDMPPPAIVIEVVSPGATNRARDYRHKRTEYAARGIAEYWIVDPETRQITVCQWVDGQYEDRVFTGTNRLQSDAIPTWELTVDQIFSLQR, encoded by the coding sequence ATGAACCAGACGACTGCAACCCCAGAACTGATGACGATGGAAGAGTATCTTGCCTATGACGATGGCACAGATACCCACTACGAATTAGTCGATGGGGTGTTAGTTGAAATGCCACCTGAAAGTCCAGAAAACTGTGACATTGCGCGATTGCTGCTAAGTAGCTGGGTGGAATCAAACGTAGGATGGGTTAGCGGTAGCGTAACCCATGCAGGTGCTGGGTTTCGTGCCTCAACCCAACCTACGCAAGTTTTATATTTAATTAGTCCCACCTACTTAGTTGAATTGCTGAAGATATTTCCGTTTGATTTCTTAACTTACAAAGATCTTGAAATCGAAGTCAGTGGACGGCGAGCTAAATGCCGTTTGCCTGACTTAGTGGTTCATACGGAGGAATCGAAAGCGGCGTTGCGAGGAAGCACTCGTAACACCCTCACTCGCGATATGCCACCTCCCGCAATAGTGATTGAAGTGGTAAGTCCGGGTGCTACAAATCGTGCCCGTGATTATCGCCACAAACGCACGGAATATGCCGCCAGGGGCATTGCAGAGTACTGGATTGTTGACCCAGAGACGCGACAGATCACGGTTTGTCAGTGGGTCGATGGTCAGTATGAGGATAGGGTTTTCACAGGTACAAATCGCCTTCAATCTGATGCAATACCAACCTGGGAACTAACCGTGGATCAGATTTTTTCGCTTCAACGTTGA